The Medicago truncatula cultivar Jemalong A17 chromosome 4, MtrunA17r5.0-ANR, whole genome shotgun sequence genome includes a region encoding these proteins:
- the LOC25493239 gene encoding NAD(P)H dehydrogenase (quinone) FQR1: protein MATTKVYIVYYSMYGHVEKLAEEILKGAASVEGVEAKLWQVPETLPAEVVGKMGGPPKSDVPIITPDALPEADGLLLGFPTRFGMMAAQFKAFLDATGGLWRTQALAGKPAGIFYSTGSQGGGQETTPLTSITQLAHHGMIFVPIGYTFGAGMFEMENIKGGSPYGSGTFAGDGTRQPTELELAQAFHQGKYFAGIAKKLKGSQ from the exons TTACTATTCCATGTACGGACATGTTGAGAAGCTAGCTGAAGAGATTTTAAAAGGGGCGGCTTCCGTGGAAGGAGTAGAAGCAAAGCTATGGCAG GTACCTGAAACTCTGCCTGCGGAGGTCGTTGGGAAGATGGGAGGACCTCCAAAGAGTGATGTGCCAATTATTACACCTGATGCGCTACCTGAGGCTGATGGTTTGTTGCTTGGCTTCCCGACAAGATTTGGAATGATGGCTGCTCAGTTTAAAGCATTCTTGGATGCAACTGGTGGCCTATGGCGTACTCAGGCACTTGCAGGAAAGCCTGCAGGAATCTTTTACAGCACTGGTTCTCAGGGAGGAGGACAAGAGACTACACC GTTGACATCCATCACTCAGCTTGCTCACCATGGAATGATTTTTGTGCCCATTGGTTACACATTTGGTGCTGGTATGTTTGAGATGGAGAACATAAAGGGTGGTTCCCCGTATGGTTCGGGAACCTTCGCCGGAGACGGCACGAGACAGCCTACTGAGTTGGAATTGGCTCAGGCTTTCCATCAGGGGAAGTACTTTGCTGGCATTGCAAAGAAGCTCAAAGGATCTCAGTGA